GAAGGTTACTGCTATTCATGAGGAACAGATAGCTTAGTTAATGGTTTTACTGCGTtttaagtatgggaagatgcaagaaactgtattcataaaattttctcctgaaaatatccaaGTGTCTGAGGGccagttctgccagttttcccagagcacaaagTGCCTCATCCCAATCttcaccctgaattcctttcaggtaggtcagcgactgcagtagttaatgacttgattcttgtagaactggGTGGTGGGCAACATTCTCTCTGTTACAGTCCCTTCTCTTTCAGTCTTAATTTCGACCAAGGTTTGGAaggcatttcatgaccaatttGTCCCACGGTGTtaggaatgctcattcccaggtcaGGTGAGGATTTCCTTGATAGGCCACTCAATGTGCTGTTACCAGACTAGGCCCTGTTAACTAACAGTAACCCAAGGCCTCCGGGCCGCCTGTTCTACTAGTCTGTTATTGCCCTGTTGTTGCTTCTTCCCACATCTAGAGCTACGCTATTACAATCCCTGATCTTACAGAACTATATATTTGGTCAGTTGTTTCAGGTCTTctagtcatcattatttttattggaggcTCAGCCACACATTTGGTCATGAAAGAAACAATAATCTTGTAAAATAGGCAGAAATATAGCTAGTGACATTAATAAGGTCATCAGTAAGTATTTAAGCTGAGAACTCCAGCCCAGTATCTCCCCAGGTCGTCTGACCAGTCTGTTCTGCACCAATCGCTGTTTTTAAGGGAAATGATATAGTGGCCTTGTCCATAAAGTCCACCAAAGATGTCTACCCCCGTACCACACGCTTGGCCTCACCCTCCTCTAGTGCCCTGGAGCCCTGCTGCTGGAGAAGGGCTGTACCCTGGGTGAGGGCCCGCCTgagtgggctgggggctgggtgtCCAGAGCTCCACCCAGCTCCCGGTGCAGGCCTCCCTCACGTCCACGCCTCTGCCCTGCTTCCCTGTGGTGGTGGGACAGCTGGCGCAAGCCCCCTccttcttactcctctgccacctGCTGATGCCCCTCTGGTCTTGTCCCCGTCCAGTGCTCAGGCAGGCGCTGCGGCAGAAACACCAGGAAGCCCAGCAGGCCTGCCGGCCCCACAACCTGCCTGTGCTCCAGGCGGCCCAGCAGCGCGAGCTAGAGGTAGGGGTGTGGGCAGGGTGGGCACCACCTGGGCTCTGCTGAGAGGGCTGTAGAGGAGGGGCTCCGGGTGGCTTGGGAGCCGCTGGCCAGCCTGGGCCTCAGCCTGGGGTGGGCCGCGAAGGCTCGATGTGCCCACATGTGGCTCTTCACTGTTGGGGGTTTGGGGTGTGCTTGGAGTGGGTGGAGAGTGTGTGatccccccactcccctccacctGCTCCTCAAGACAGCAGCTCCTAATGGGCTGGGCCTGTACAGGGCAGGTGTGAGTGGGGGCCATTGTGCCCCGTGGCCTTGGGGATGAGGGCAGTGGTGGGATGATGGAGCCAGCAAGTCCTGCTCCCAGGTTGCCTGGGAACAACGCAGAGGCCCACCCATAACCAAGAAGCCACCAGTGGTGGGGTGCATGTGGAGGTATGTGCAGGGTCCTGAGGCAGCCCCAAGCCAGGGCATGCAGGGAGGAGGTGCTGAGCTGGGGTTGGCCGCAGCTCCAGTGGGGAGGAAAcatatgcaaaggcccagagatgGTGGCCAGCTTGACAGTCAGCAGAGGTGGAGCCAGCATCTGGCCTGCTCATGGTGGTCCCGAGCTGTCAAGGCTGGGCGAGGCCTGGCACAGCAAAGGGAGGACACCTGACAGGAGGTGCGGGAGTAAGGGCATTTGGGGCAGGGCATCTGAGCCCCTCTGCAGGGTTCTGTGTGGCCAAGGAGGGACGGACCTGGGTGCAGTACGGGCTCCATCTGTAGTCTGGGAGCTGGATCCACTGGGGGGTGGAGAGGGGCCAGAGGGGGTGACAGgccaggagtgtgtgtgtgaggcACTGATGGGCAGGAGGCTGAGCCCCTGAGCTGCCTTCACCGTGGCAGGCGGTGGAGCACCGGATCCGTGAGGAGCAGCGGGCGATGGACCAGAAGATTGTCCTGGAGCTGGACCGGAAGGTGGCGGACCAGCAGAGCACACTGGAGAAGGCAGGGGTTGCCGGCTTCTATGTGACCACCAACCCGCAGGTCAGTGGCACAGGCCTGCCCCGGCACAACCCAGGGGATGCTGGTCCCCAAGGCCAGATTCCATATGGGGTTTTAGCTGGGCGCTGGGGAGCCCAGGCCCAGGGTGTGTGGGGACAGGGTACGTGGTGAGTTAGGGAGGCTCCAGGAAGGGTTTCTGCGCTGTGCTCAGCATGGAGGCCGGTCACACTGCCTCCGCCACAGGAGGGTAAGCCATGGGGCTGCAGGGCATTGCCCACCTTCCCTGGGTTCGCTATGCCCTACAGGGCCTCGTGTGCAGTTCCCCTACATCCCTGCACACACCTCCATTTGTGCTGAGCCAGGGCAACTGCAGGCCCTGCCACAGGCGGAGTCCCAGCTCCTGCCTCTTTCTGGCAGGAGGTAGCCAGGCTTCACTGGAAGTCAGCCCCATGGGCTCAAGCCTGGTGCTCTCTAGGTCCTGATATCTGCCCCGGGTCCTTGGGTAAAGGAGGCTGCTTCTTGGGGCCTTTGCCCGGGCTAAAGGGGACCTCACAGTGGCCCCTCTGCATCCCAGGAGCTGACGCTACAGATGAACCTATTGGAACTCATCCGGAAGCTGCAGCAGAGGGGCTGCCAGGTGGGGAAGGCGGCACTATGACCAGGCAGGGTTCCTGCCAGTGACCCGCTGCCCATCTTGGCTGGGAAGACAGCCCTGTCCCACAGTCACCAAAGGCAGCAGAAAGCTGAGTGGCGCTCATCTTCCTGAAGTCTGGCCACCACCTTCCCAGCTGTTTGCAGGAGGGGCACCCCGTGAGGAGAAGCTAGGTGGACCTGGACTGCGTCTGCCACCCACCTTCACCTGGGCTTTTTTGTCCAAAGCTAGGGTGGGAAGGTAAAGGGAAGAGTGGGCCCAGCCTTCCGGCTGTCTGCCCCAGGCTTCTGATGTGTTCTGCTCTCGGCCCCTCCCTTGGCAGGTGCAGCCCCCGAGTGGGAAAGGCTCATGAGCTGTATGTGACCCCGAGAAATAAAGACGCCTCAGCATGGCCTGCATGTGGCTTGCATGACAGCTCTGTGGTGCCTGTCATGACCAGTGCCTAGCTAGGGCCCTCGCCTGGGGGCTCTGTGGCCTACAGAGGAATCAGCAGAAGATGCCCCTACCCCCTTGTCACAGAGGCCCCTCCCTGGGGCAAGTCCCAGGGCACTAGGGCCACATCCAGTCTGTTCTGTGGGGCTGTCAGAACAGCCAGAGCCTGGTGTGGGTCACTGGGGCCGCTGGGGTGAAGGGCACAGAAGCAGGAAGGGTCTGAGGGAGGAAGAGACTGAGGATGGGGAAGCACCAAGCCCACTCTGGGGAGTGTGCTGTCTGCATTGGTCTGAGCCCCAGCTGTGGGGTTGGAGGTGAGGGTATCCAGTGCCCTGCATGGCCGGGTCTGCAATATGGCCTGAAGGCAGGTGTTAGTGGGTCCACCCTGCCCAAGGTGTGCCGGGGGCGCGTGACACAGGAGAGGCCGAGCCTGAGTGTGAGGCTTCTCGGGCCATCGGAGCCACTCCCTCTGCCACTGACTGCACGTGAGGGCTCTGCAGGGAAGAGCATCGTGGGCCTGGAGTCAAGGGCTCTTAGCTGCAGAAATAGTGGTTTATTGACAGGCCAGCTTCCCCAGCCAGCCACTGCCCACCTGTGGGGCTCGGGGCCCATGGGTTGGACCCTGCAGAAGGTGGTTCTTCAGGCCCAAGGTCGTGGGGGTGGGCAGAGATGCAGCCATGCTCGCTCACTGGAGGGCGGTTTCTGAGTTCCCAGCAGCTCTGGCAGGTAACGGACATAGCCCACACCTGGGTGCCCACGGGCAGGGGCCAGCGGGGTCTCACAGTTTGGGATGTAAAAGGTGTGTGTGAGGTTGGGGTCGGGCTGTAGCCCTGGGTGGTCGCAGCCCAGGTGAGGATGCGTTGGGAGGCAGCCACAGCACTAGGCCGGGCGGTGGAAGAGGCTACCCGTGCGGAGCCTCCGCTTGAGCTCCTGCCACAGCAGCTGCTGCTCCCTCTGGGCGCCCTTCATGACTCCGCTGTTCTCCAGGGCTCGGCGGGACAGGTAGGGCAGCACCTCCATCACAGGGCCGTAAGGCACGTACTTGTACACGGGGAAGCCTGCCTGGCCTGCACACAGGGGTGGAGGCGGTGAGTCCCAGcgcctccacccctgccccccgccccccaccggaAGCCCAGCTCACCTAGCGGGAAGCTTATCTGGTCACACATGCCCAGAAGCTGTCCAAAGTACACCTGGCAATCGGCGGGGTGCAGGCCCAGCTCCTCCATCCTGTGAACAGGCAGGGCGGTGGGTaagcccctccctccacccccagatcCCCACCCACAGGGTAGGGCATGGGCATAGGCTCTCTCCTGCATAGACCAGGCCTCttccctgctgctgctgcctcaGCCTAAGGCCACCAAgtgccccccttccccagccagcCTCCCTCGTGCTGTGCTTGCTCCCCAATGGCCCCTTCCCTGCTGCCCACTATGACCCAGCAAGGCAGACTCATCCAGTGGCCAGCCCTTGGTGTGGCCTGGGAAGCTCTCAGccctcccaccatccccttcTCAAACCCCTCAGAGTTCCATTGCCGCTGTGTTCCCAGCCCTGCGACCCCACCTCCAGCTTCTCATCCTCCCCTTGCTGGCTGCCCTGTCTGTAAGGCAGTCACCAGCTACTGGTGGTAACTGAGCCTCTGGCAGGCGGGTGGTCTGAATCGAGGTGCACTGCAAGTGTCAAACACACGTGGGCTTTTGAAGACAGTGAAAACTGAACGCAGAGTATCTCACTGTTTTTTCTGAAAACGTTTAAATGGTACTATTTTGGATATGTGGGGTTAATTAAAACGTATatcaaaattaactttttttttttttaacgtggctATGAAACATTTGGGGTTAATAGATGTGGCTCGAATTTCTATTAGTGCTACTCAGACGTTGAGGTGGGGGCCCCCAACtctgtccacaccctctcctatCCTCACACCTCCCCTTGTAGgatctttaaaaaattcccaGGGTTTTGAAATATCTATGCATTGATGATTCCCACGTTTTTACCTCTGGCTTCCTGTACGTGCAGATACAGACTCAGCCTATCAGCACCAGCACTCTATAGCCCGCCCCCATCCTTCCACCCCACAGGGGCGTGTTCAGCCTGGGTCCTCACACCCACCCAGGCTACAGGCTGGGCCTGTTGgtccccatccctgcccctggAGCCCCCCTCCCTTCTCACTGTCTCagggccccaccccaggcccccagACCACTTAGCACCTCTCGCCCTGGGCCTCTACATGAGGGGCATCCTAGACCGTTTCCTTCCCCCAGGGCTAGGCTCCAAGGTCGGGGCCCCAGTCTGCACCATGTTGCCCTGGTATCCAGCTTACATGTCTCTGTCCCCCGTTGAGAG
This genomic stretch from Eubalaena glacialis isolate mEubGla1 chromosome 15, mEubGla1.1.hap2.+ XY, whole genome shotgun sequence harbors:
- the DGCR6L gene encoding protein DGCR6L, which translates into the protein MERYSGALEEAVDGARQQERHYQLLSALQGLVKELPSSFQQRLSYTTLSDLALALLDGTVFEIVQGLLDIQHLTEKSLYNQRLRLQNEHRVLRQALRQKHQEAQQACRPHNLPVLQAAQQRELEAVEHRIREEQRAMDQKIVLELDRKVADQQSTLEKAGVAGFYVTTNPQELTLQMNLLELIRKLQQRGCQVGKAAL